The following coding sequences lie in one Thermoplasmata archaeon genomic window:
- a CDS encoding SCP2 sterol-binding domain-containing protein — protein sequence MRAMLEGLIQKFNAKAESDPTFRAELGDLSKTVMIDLKDGTKYHFTVKDAKVAELLEGGVDQADITILTDADTLRALILREIGPFKAYATGKIKLKGSLEDLARFRKFF from the coding sequence ATGAGGGCGATGCTTGAGGGCCTGATCCAGAAGTTCAACGCGAAGGCCGAATCGGACCCCACGTTCCGGGCGGAGCTCGGCGACCTCTCGAAGACCGTGATGATCGATCTGAAAGACGGGACGAAGTATCACTTCACGGTCAAGGATGCGAAGGTCGCGGAACTCCTCGAGGGCGGAGTGGACCAGGCGGACATCACGATCCTCACGGACGCGGACACGCTCCGCGCGCTGATCCTGCGGGAGATTGGTCCGTTCAAGGCGTATGCCACGGGCAAGATCAAATTGAAAGGCAGCCTCGAAGACCTCGCGCGGTTCCGGAAGTTTTTCTGA
- a CDS encoding ATPase domain-containing protein, translated as MTSAAKIRTGVSGLDKMLHGGLVPGRPYILSGSPGSGKTILSVQFLREGLEGGERCLFVALEEPPNELKINMRAFRWNLDDLDVLDANSDIRRFEPTPLLEISTEEEPIKMRAIGERIRKTPDFESKEVTVHSLQQLLKNLLIKKNYERVVIDSITALKYFCMREFETVLTTQSFMRYLAESKVTSLLTLELPEEGDVPPESFLARGEFRLHKLRDETGIKRFVSVEKYKGSSHDEVVFPFDITNSGIVVNSAANPSMST; from the coding sequence GTGACCAGCGCCGCGAAGATTCGCACGGGCGTCTCCGGACTCGACAAGATGCTCCACGGAGGCCTCGTCCCCGGGCGGCCCTACATTCTCTCTGGCTCGCCCGGATCCGGGAAGACGATCCTCTCGGTGCAATTCCTTCGCGAAGGCCTCGAAGGCGGGGAGCGCTGTCTCTTCGTCGCCCTCGAGGAGCCGCCGAACGAGCTGAAGATCAACATGCGGGCGTTTCGCTGGAACCTCGACGACCTCGATGTGCTCGACGCGAACTCCGACATCCGACGCTTCGAGCCGACGCCCCTGCTCGAGATCAGCACGGAAGAGGAGCCGATCAAGATGCGCGCGATCGGCGAGCGCATCCGGAAGACGCCGGATTTCGAGAGCAAGGAGGTCACTGTCCATTCGCTGCAACAGCTCCTCAAGAACCTCCTGATCAAGAAGAACTACGAGCGCGTCGTGATCGACTCGATCACCGCGCTGAAGTACTTCTGCATGCGGGAGTTCGAGACGGTGCTCACGACGCAGTCGTTCATGCGGTACCTCGCGGAGTCGAAGGTCACGTCTCTCCTGACACTCGAGCTCCCCGAGGAGGGAGACGTCCCCCCGGAGTCGTTCCTGGCCCGCGGCGAGTTCCGGCTCCACAAGCTCCGGGACGAGACCGGCATCAAGCGATTCGTCTCCGTCGAGAAGTACAAAGGTTCGTCCCACGACGAGGTCGTCTTCCCTTTCGACATCACCAACTCCGGGATCGTCGTGAACTCCGCGGCGAATCCCTCGATGTCGACGTAG
- the rnhB gene encoding ribonuclease HII, whose amino-acid sequence MIAGVDEAGRGPVLGPLIVAGVAIESDVPLRQMNVRDSKKLTPERREVLAPEIEKVARYELIVIPAERIDVMRAEMSLNDFEAKLFAELIDKLRPETAYVDAADVDEIEFKKAVQRELPVHVEIVSQHNADELFPVVSAASILAKVRRDREMRLIEQEFGVPIGSGYSHDAVTIAFLEKWIRDHGSLPPHTRASWDTARRLISESRNRKLDEFGGGKS is encoded by the coding sequence GTGATTGCGGGCGTCGACGAGGCGGGCCGCGGTCCCGTCCTCGGACCCCTCATCGTCGCCGGCGTCGCGATCGAGTCGGACGTGCCGTTGCGGCAGATGAACGTCCGCGATTCGAAGAAGCTCACGCCCGAACGGCGGGAGGTCCTGGCCCCGGAGATTGAGAAGGTCGCGCGGTACGAGCTCATCGTGATCCCGGCGGAGCGGATCGACGTCATGCGGGCGGAGATGTCCCTGAACGACTTCGAGGCGAAGCTCTTCGCCGAGCTGATCGACAAGCTCCGGCCCGAGACGGCGTACGTCGACGCGGCCGACGTCGACGAGATTGAGTTCAAGAAGGCGGTGCAGCGGGAACTGCCCGTCCATGTGGAGATCGTGTCGCAGCACAACGCCGACGAGCTCTTCCCCGTCGTCAGCGCCGCCTCGATCCTGGCGAAGGTGCGCCGCGATCGCGAGATGCGATTGATTGAACAGGAGTTCGGCGTGCCGATCGGGTCGGGATATTCCCACGACGCCGTGACGATCGCCTTCCTGGAAAAGTGGATTAGGGACCACGGTTCTCTGCCGCCGCACACGCGGGCCTCGTGGGACACGGCCCGCCGCCTCATTTCGGAGTCCCGCAACCGGAAGCTCGACGAGTTCGGCGGGGGCAAGTCATGA
- a CDS encoding ATPase domain-containing protein, whose amino-acid sequence MDRIKTGVAGLDTMLSGGLLPARPYVVSGPTGSGKTILSAHFLLEGLHAQEPCLLVTLDEPPIEVKSNMAVFGWNMDRLKILDATPDVRAHKRTRSVIDVGTSLDVRDMEQVTDIRQSSVVRALEVTVHSVQKMIKQEFAQHLERTKQRYKRIVIDSMTALKMFSMHGEDSRILIQSFLRFLSELEATTIIVSEHLDRKALETEFFLSRGEIRLHKWLDGSVIRRAISIEKFRGSSFDDRMRPVAITDKGMAVSLDPTPQSRESVSGPKPGESLLETRIIDEVSNVIESVMRGIEEAHRRQIAVRDVEVALSRAMLAFQRRNYQKAMKIALSCDSSLKERVGSAPPPPTPTVPPRPPVIR is encoded by the coding sequence ATGGATCGCATCAAGACAGGCGTGGCCGGCCTCGACACGATGCTGAGCGGGGGACTCTTGCCCGCCCGGCCGTACGTCGTGTCGGGCCCCACGGGGAGCGGCAAGACGATCCTCTCGGCCCACTTCCTTCTAGAGGGCCTCCATGCGCAGGAACCGTGCCTCCTCGTCACGCTCGACGAGCCTCCGATCGAGGTCAAGTCGAACATGGCCGTGTTCGGCTGGAACATGGACCGCCTCAAGATCCTCGACGCGACTCCGGATGTGCGCGCGCACAAGCGCACCCGCTCCGTGATTGACGTCGGCACTTCCCTCGACGTCCGCGACATGGAACAAGTCACGGACATCCGGCAGTCTTCCGTGGTGCGCGCCCTCGAGGTGACGGTACACAGCGTGCAGAAGATGATCAAGCAGGAGTTCGCCCAGCACCTGGAGCGGACGAAACAGCGGTACAAGCGGATCGTCATCGACTCGATGACGGCCCTGAAGATGTTCTCGATGCATGGCGAGGACAGCCGCATCCTGATCCAGTCGTTCCTCCGATTCCTCTCCGAGCTCGAGGCGACCACGATCATTGTGTCCGAGCACCTGGACCGAAAGGCGCTGGAGACGGAGTTCTTCCTCTCGCGCGGGGAAATCCGCCTGCACAAGTGGCTCGACGGAAGCGTCATTCGCCGCGCGATCTCGATCGAGAAGTTCCGGGGATCGTCGTTCGACGACCGCATGCGTCCCGTCGCCATCACCGATAAGGGAATGGCCGTCTCCCTCGACCCAACGCCTCAGTCCCGCGAGTCGGTGTCGGGTCCGAAACCGGGCGAATCGTTGCTCGAGACGCGCATCATCGATGAGGTCTCGAACGTCATCGAGTCCGTGATGCGGGGGATCGAGGAAGCGCACCGCCGGCAGATCGCGGTTCGGGATGTCGAAGTTGCACTCTCGCGCGCGATGCTGGCGTTCCAGCGGCGCAACTACCAGAAGGCGATGAAGATCGCCCTGTCCTGCGATTCCTCGCTGAAGGAGCGCGTCGGGTCGGCGCCGCCCCCGCCGACCCCGACAGTGCCGCCGCGGCCGCCGGTGATCCGGTGA